Proteins found in one Hemitrygon akajei chromosome 32, sHemAka1.3, whole genome shotgun sequence genomic segment:
- the LOC140719824 gene encoding CD276 antigen-like isoform X1 has protein sequence MMKIIFHLIAVLIHLGAGGHSEPNMVPKNVIAIHGQSVMLECSVKTSLEHCFINWQRKNTRQVVHSYYYNQNQHKVQDPQYAGRTTLFPEEFKNGNASLKLNRVNSLDSGLYQCYTTCISSHESLLNVTVAAYYDEPVLSIKQKFSSCILTFESHGLPVADVSWFNGNSLNRSLSAKHVFWTSDDGLYTIQSSTQVDIREKTNYTFVLRNVALNQTILRTLSFTSENPTGTNEFTRNHAFFISCILLLGLLFIFLFSYTCTKLEKIQKDHIVLNGLADDV, from the exons ATGATGAAAATAATCTTTCATCTTATTGCTGTATTGATACACCTCGGAGCTGGTG GTCATTCTGAACCCAACATGGTACCTAAAAATGTTATAGCCATCCATGGCCAGTCTGTCATGCTGGAATGCAGTGTCAAGACATCACTAGAGCATTGCTTCATCAACTGGCAACGGAAGAATACTCGTCAGGTTGTCCACAGCTACTATTATAACCAAAATCAGCATAAAGTTCAGGATCCACAATATGCAGGCAGGACGACACTATTCCCTGAAGAGTTTAAAAATGGGAATGCTTCCCTGAAACTCAACAGAGTGAATTCACTGGATTCTGGATTATATCAGTGTTACACTACTTGCATCAGCAGTCATGAAAGTCTTCTGAATGTTACTGTTGCAG CATATTACGATGAGCCAGTTTTGTCAATCAAGCAGAAGTTTTCCAGCTGTATTCTAACGTTCGAGTCGCATGGTCTCCCAGTTGCTGATGTTTCTTGGTTCAACGGAAATAGTCTGAATCGTTCCCTTTCAGCTAAACATGTGTTCTGGACATCTGACGACGGTCTATACACAATCCAAAGCTCAACACAAGTTGATATCAGAGAAAAAACAAACTATACATTTGTGCTAAGAAATGTTGCTCTCAATCAAACCATTTTGAGGACACTAAGTTTTACTTCAG aaaatcccACAGGAACCAATGAATTTACCAGAaatcatgctttcttcataagcTGCATTCTTTTGCTGggacttttatttattttcttatttagTTACACCTGTACTAAATTAGAGAAAATACAGAAAGATCATATTGTGTTAAATGGTCTTGCTGATGATGTATGA
- the LOC140719824 gene encoding CD276 antigen-like isoform X2 produces the protein MMKIIFHLIAVLIHLGAGGHSEPNMVPKNVIAIHGQSVMLECSVKTSLEHCFINWQRKNTRQVVHSYYYNQNQHKVQDPQYAGRTTLFPEEFKNGNASLKLNRVNSLDSGLYQCYTTCISSHESLLNVTVAAYYDEPVLSIKQKFSSCILTFESHGLPVADVSWFNGNSLNRSLSAKHVFWTSDDGLYTIQSSTQVDIREKTNYTFVLRNVALNQTILRTLSFTSDAV, from the exons ATGATGAAAATAATCTTTCATCTTATTGCTGTATTGATACACCTCGGAGCTGGTG GTCATTCTGAACCCAACATGGTACCTAAAAATGTTATAGCCATCCATGGCCAGTCTGTCATGCTGGAATGCAGTGTCAAGACATCACTAGAGCATTGCTTCATCAACTGGCAACGGAAGAATACTCGTCAGGTTGTCCACAGCTACTATTATAACCAAAATCAGCATAAAGTTCAGGATCCACAATATGCAGGCAGGACGACACTATTCCCTGAAGAGTTTAAAAATGGGAATGCTTCCCTGAAACTCAACAGAGTGAATTCACTGGATTCTGGATTATATCAGTGTTACACTACTTGCATCAGCAGTCATGAAAGTCTTCTGAATGTTACTGTTGCAG CATATTACGATGAGCCAGTTTTGTCAATCAAGCAGAAGTTTTCCAGCTGTATTCTAACGTTCGAGTCGCATGGTCTCCCAGTTGCTGATGTTTCTTGGTTCAACGGAAATAGTCTGAATCGTTCCCTTTCAGCTAAACATGTGTTCTGGACATCTGACGACGGTCTATACACAATCCAAAGCTCAACACAAGTTGATATCAGAGAAAAAACAAACTATACATTTGTGCTAAGAAATGTTGCTCTCAATCAAACCATTTTGAGGACACTAAGTTTTACTTCAG